The Brevibacillus brevis genome contains a region encoding:
- a CDS encoding penicillin-binding protein 1A yields MSNNHTSSSESTKKKRRRSRGRTFWVIIQIVFVLGLMGAAVAGGIVTGYVAALVKDEPVRSKEELENKIFTNYLTGFAYYNDGSLIGQLRAEEGDRRLVKKADVSPYLINAIIATEDHNYYHHSGVSLQSTMRGAIQEFTNQPVVTGGSTITQQLVKNTILSAEVSHTRKAREIFTAIRIERMFSKDQILEAYMNEIYFGKNANGSNVYGVQAAAKGIFGKDVKELGLAEGSYLAGMIQNPGAYSPFRAESYQRGKERQKMVLDRMLENGYITQTQYDGALASDLKAQLAKPTQQAYREVPFLMMEIEDRAARQLVDADLLEKGRDKSTIGRNEYRQLVEEKRRDILRKGYKIHTTIDKSVYDIMQAVAADPKNFGKNRTYTIRRSNGKTEKIENALEEVGAMLIHNKTGAILGMIGGRDFKVEQTNHATVPRQPGSAMKPLAAYAPAFELGLLQPASPIDDAPVLLADGQNGSHLPKNWNNKWQGMMSAREALRMSWNIPAIKTYLKVGIPTALEYVKKMGITTLVDADNYAATGVIGGLTYGTTVEEITNAYGTFANHGSFVDAYLIDRIEDNTGKVIYRHETKPVQVYSEQTAYLITDLMRSVVNNGTGTHIRKYVPRKVDVAGKTGTTNNSNDLYFVGYTPELSMGVWVGFDEPYPMPDADKYVPMVVWGKVMKDVIAKHPNLSPPDSTFKKPAGIVSATVDSKSGLLPSELSKEAGHLITDIFNSKFVPTKVDDAHQKARVITYNGERYLAKEGTPEDFVTEGVFYRSPDPLPTKEQIQAKNSRVATQPPDWEQRLPDKEDPRTEAGGAPASPSGVTATGSGKQITLTWQSAKEADLVGYRIYRADVQNGFVKVATVKDPSELTFADTTATHGDLGYYVTSVDIAGNESQPSAIASVGSTQTWQLPDPNQGTETGIPNPTDNNGNGQTDPDGTATNPADGSGGTNTDTDSASPPAAPKSLSIKNTPNGWQLQWKGSSSSEQMYNVYFSPDSASGYLLLGTVSSTTFTHAADVPNGSTYYITAVNSYGESPHSNIVTANTTE; encoded by the coding sequence ATGTCGAATAACCACACATCTTCCTCTGAATCGACGAAAAAAAAGCGACGCAGAAGCCGTGGCAGGACGTTTTGGGTCATCATCCAAATCGTCTTCGTACTAGGGCTAATGGGAGCTGCAGTCGCGGGAGGAATCGTGACAGGTTATGTTGCCGCACTCGTGAAGGACGAGCCTGTGCGCAGCAAGGAGGAACTGGAGAATAAAATCTTCACCAACTATCTGACTGGATTCGCCTACTACAACGACGGCTCTCTGATCGGCCAATTGCGGGCCGAAGAAGGCGATCGACGTTTGGTGAAGAAAGCAGACGTTTCTCCCTATTTGATTAATGCCATCATCGCAACTGAGGACCATAACTACTACCACCACTCCGGAGTTTCGCTTCAATCCACCATGCGCGGAGCGATTCAGGAATTTACCAACCAGCCTGTCGTAACAGGTGGTAGTACGATTACACAGCAGCTTGTAAAAAATACAATCCTTTCTGCTGAAGTTAGTCACACCCGTAAGGCCCGTGAAATCTTTACCGCGATTCGGATCGAGCGCATGTTTTCCAAGGATCAGATTCTGGAAGCCTACATGAACGAAATTTACTTCGGAAAAAACGCCAACGGATCAAACGTATACGGCGTTCAGGCTGCCGCGAAAGGGATTTTTGGCAAAGATGTAAAAGAGCTCGGGCTCGCTGAGGGTTCGTATCTTGCGGGCATGATTCAAAACCCAGGCGCCTACTCTCCATTCCGTGCAGAAAGCTATCAGCGCGGGAAGGAACGCCAAAAAATGGTGTTGGATCGCATGCTGGAAAATGGCTACATTACACAAACCCAATATGATGGAGCTCTCGCCAGTGATTTGAAGGCACAGCTGGCAAAGCCGACGCAGCAAGCTTATCGAGAAGTACCTTTCTTGATGATGGAAATTGAAGATCGTGCCGCACGTCAGCTTGTGGACGCAGACCTCTTGGAAAAAGGTCGAGACAAATCAACCATCGGCCGCAACGAATACCGACAGCTGGTTGAAGAGAAACGTCGCGACATCCTGCGAAAAGGGTACAAGATACATACCACAATCGACAAGAGCGTATATGACATCATGCAGGCTGTTGCAGCCGATCCGAAAAACTTCGGTAAGAATCGCACCTATACGATTCGTCGCTCTAACGGCAAAACAGAAAAAATCGAAAATGCTCTGGAAGAAGTCGGCGCAATGCTGATTCACAACAAAACAGGAGCCATCCTCGGCATGATCGGGGGACGTGACTTCAAGGTGGAACAGACAAACCACGCCACTGTACCTCGTCAGCCTGGTTCGGCCATGAAGCCACTTGCAGCTTATGCTCCTGCTTTTGAACTGGGATTGCTCCAGCCAGCATCCCCAATCGATGACGCTCCGGTGCTACTCGCTGACGGCCAGAACGGTTCCCATTTACCTAAGAACTGGAACAACAAATGGCAAGGGATGATGAGTGCCCGTGAAGCGCTGCGGATGTCCTGGAACATTCCGGCGATCAAGACGTATTTGAAAGTTGGCATTCCAACGGCTCTCGAATACGTGAAGAAAATGGGAATCACAACATTGGTGGATGCTGACAACTATGCAGCCACTGGCGTAATTGGCGGTCTTACCTACGGAACAACTGTCGAGGAAATTACAAACGCTTATGGGACATTCGCAAATCACGGTTCTTTCGTGGATGCCTATCTGATTGACCGAATTGAAGATAACACTGGAAAAGTCATTTATCGCCATGAAACCAAACCTGTGCAAGTGTACAGCGAGCAAACAGCTTACTTGATCACTGATTTGATGCGTTCCGTTGTCAATAACGGTACAGGTACGCACATCCGCAAATACGTGCCGCGCAAAGTCGATGTGGCAGGTAAAACCGGAACTACGAACAACAGCAACGACCTCTATTTCGTCGGTTACACGCCAGAGCTGTCCATGGGGGTATGGGTTGGCTTTGACGAGCCATATCCAATGCCAGACGCGGACAAATATGTTCCGATGGTCGTATGGGGTAAGGTCATGAAGGATGTCATTGCGAAGCATCCGAACCTTTCACCTCCTGACTCCACCTTTAAAAAGCCGGCAGGAATTGTCAGTGCGACTGTTGACTCGAAATCAGGTCTTTTGCCGAGTGAGCTTTCAAAAGAAGCTGGCCATTTGATCACTGATATATTCAACAGCAAATTCGTTCCGACAAAGGTGGACGATGCCCACCAAAAAGCACGCGTCATTACGTATAATGGCGAACGGTATTTGGCGAAGGAAGGGACACCTGAAGATTTTGTTACCGAAGGCGTCTTCTACCGCTCACCTGACCCGCTTCCAACCAAGGAGCAAATTCAAGCGAAAAACAGTAGGGTCGCCACCCAACCACCGGATTGGGAGCAACGCCTGCCTGACAAGGAAGACCCTCGCACAGAGGCAGGTGGAGCGCCAGCTTCGCCAAGCGGTGTAACAGCCACAGGCTCAGGCAAGCAAATTACGCTTACCTGGCAATCAGCCAAAGAAGCTGACTTGGTCGGTTATCGCATCTACCGCGCTGATGTGCAGAACGGCTTTGTCAAAGTAGCGACTGTGAAAGATCCATCCGAATTGACTTTTGCCGATACGACTGCAACCCATGGCGATTTAGGCTATTATGTCACTTCTGTGGATATCGCTGGCAATGAATCGCAGCCTTCCGCAATCGCTTCTGTCGGTTCTACACAGACATGGCAGTTGCCTGATCCGAACCAAGGTACGGAAACAGGCATCCCGAATCCGACGGACAATAACGGGAATGGTCAAACAGATCCAGATGGAACTGCGACTAACCCAGCAGATGGATCAGGAGGCACGAATACAGACACAGATTCCGCTTCACCACCTGCTGCTCCGAAATCCTTGTCCATCAAGAATACGCCAAACGGTTGGCAGCTACAGTGGAAAGGAAGCAGCTCGTCTGAGCAGATGTACAACGTATATTTTAGCCCAGACTCAGCAAGCGGCTATTTGCTACTCGGTACAGTCTCTAGCACAACCTTTACACACGCAGCAGACGTACCGAATGGCAGCACCTATTACATTACCGCAGTCAACAGTTACGGAGAATCGCCACATTCTAACATCGTAACTGCCAACACCACAGAATAA
- the rpsD gene encoding 30S ribosomal protein S4: MSRYTGPRHKLARRLGISLDGTGKDIKRNFPPGQHGHNNRRKLSEYGIQLQEKQKLRHMFGLNEKQFRRTFDNASKMAGVVGENFMKLLESRLDNLVYRMGFAPTRPAARQLVNHGHFLVNGKKVNIPSYRVQPGDVISIREKSRGLQLIKDALESRTFLPNYVTFNDAAAEGTFTRLPDREEMPAEINEVLIVEFYSR; the protein is encoded by the coding sequence ATGTCACGTTACACAGGACCTCGTCACAAACTGGCTCGTCGTCTGGGTATCTCCCTCGATGGTACAGGAAAAGACATCAAACGCAACTTCCCTCCAGGTCAACACGGTCACAACAACCGTCGTAAACTGAGCGAGTACGGAATCCAGTTGCAAGAAAAGCAAAAACTGCGCCACATGTTTGGCCTTAACGAAAAACAATTCCGCCGCACTTTCGACAATGCTAGCAAAATGGCTGGCGTAGTGGGCGAAAACTTCATGAAATTGCTGGAATCCCGTCTGGACAACCTGGTATACCGCATGGGCTTTGCTCCAACACGCCCAGCTGCTCGTCAGTTGGTAAACCATGGTCACTTCCTGGTAAACGGCAAAAAAGTAAACATCCCATCCTACCGCGTACAACCGGGTGATGTAATCTCCATTCGTGAAAAGTCCCGTGGTCTGCAATTGATCAAGGACGCTCTGGAAAGCCGCACTTTCCTGCCGAACTACGTTACATTCAACGATGCTGCTGCTGAAGGTACCTTCACTCGTCTGCCAGACCGTGAAGAAATGCCAGCTGAAATCAACGAAGTTCTGATCGTTGAGTTCTACAGCCGTTAA
- a CDS encoding YcdB/YcdC domain-containing protein, with product MKPWIMRSSSFVLSASLLLPVAQAHAQSPHVSTNKMATTVSQSDSVAQAKAKLSKEAALALATKIVPTAGMTVQNVSFRSADSWRPFPEWSFSWVKKDPENGKTLLSYSVSIHANTGELTSYSRHDQESSSLPYAKRISYIEAQEQAKRFFEKNNAGKAAETRLYTRDMPEPKTPLNSEVFYNFRFVRDVDGILFPDNGADITVDASGTVTNYSLSWNDVTFEDTDTKISEEEAEKLFKEQANPKPVYLLPWDRVETQNNKPSLGYMNPFTFYMDAETGKALTQSLTPYQPTKDPEPVSSKVLPARRSGQPLSQEEAVQWASKALNLSNYELRSANYNERDYRGNRPVWDLEFGEKGNSEDGFAYVSVDAVTGDIYRLNKEFRSHKEKTSAAKKPNMEKLKAKAMETIRDLAPTMAHQLYWTERVEEENQPVVDSERTQIRFERFINGIAAASGSAYFTFDTETGDLLSYSADLGSETYPTQVPKHLPAAEASEKWWTETKAEAVYALVPLTPEDAKRAKEQPSYTPKRTAKIVYRATMTPFEQPYYLDAVTGEWSSTSTGKTIALHRPAPADLKGHPAEKELLLMYEYDALTLENGNIMPQKPITRGEMIEMLMISLNQGRHYPEYSLERKATYSDVANGSRFFSAVEGAVDRGLLDKNASKLNPNETITREELADMIVRALGYKKLTDFPGMFQSQLSDIANSKYRGSIIIATTLGIVPTDKQKFQPQSLVPRADAAITFTRFLEKRDTPDGPVTLLRK from the coding sequence ATGAAACCGTGGATCATGCGGTCTAGCTCATTTGTTCTATCAGCCAGTCTGTTGCTGCCTGTGGCACAAGCGCATGCACAATCACCTCATGTGAGTACCAATAAAATGGCGACTACTGTGTCACAATCAGACTCTGTGGCACAAGCCAAAGCAAAGCTGTCCAAGGAAGCAGCCTTGGCACTCGCCACAAAAATAGTGCCTACCGCTGGGATGACGGTGCAGAATGTGTCTTTTCGTTCAGCGGATAGCTGGCGCCCATTTCCAGAATGGTCGTTTAGTTGGGTAAAGAAAGATCCAGAAAACGGAAAAACTCTTCTATCCTATAGCGTCAGTATTCACGCCAATACAGGCGAGCTGACTTCCTATTCGCGTCATGATCAGGAATCATCCTCGCTTCCCTATGCAAAACGAATTTCCTATATAGAGGCGCAAGAGCAGGCGAAGCGCTTTTTCGAGAAAAACAATGCAGGAAAAGCAGCGGAAACAAGACTGTATACCCGCGATATGCCAGAGCCAAAAACTCCGCTGAACTCGGAAGTCTTCTATAATTTCCGCTTTGTTCGTGACGTGGACGGCATTCTCTTTCCCGACAACGGCGCAGATATCACGGTGGATGCTTCCGGCACAGTGACCAACTATTCTCTGTCGTGGAACGACGTGACTTTCGAGGATACGGATACGAAAATCTCGGAAGAAGAAGCCGAGAAACTATTTAAAGAACAAGCGAATCCAAAACCAGTTTACCTGCTGCCGTGGGATCGGGTGGAGACGCAAAATAACAAGCCATCTCTAGGGTATATGAATCCTTTCACCTTCTACATGGATGCAGAGACTGGCAAAGCATTGACACAATCGTTGACCCCGTATCAACCAACGAAAGATCCTGAGCCTGTAAGCAGCAAAGTCCTACCTGCACGCCGCAGCGGACAACCGCTCTCCCAAGAGGAAGCTGTACAATGGGCATCGAAAGCATTGAATTTGTCCAACTACGAGCTTCGCTCTGCCAATTACAATGAAAGAGACTACCGTGGCAATCGTCCTGTCTGGGATCTCGAATTCGGTGAAAAAGGCAACAGCGAAGACGGATTTGCGTATGTCTCCGTGGATGCTGTAACCGGGGACATCTACCGATTGAACAAGGAATTCCGTAGCCATAAAGAAAAAACATCCGCTGCTAAAAAACCAAACATGGAAAAACTCAAGGCAAAAGCGATGGAAACGATTCGCGATTTGGCGCCAACCATGGCCCACCAGCTTTACTGGACAGAGCGTGTGGAAGAGGAAAACCAACCCGTTGTTGATTCCGAACGGACGCAGATCCGATTTGAGCGTTTTATCAATGGAATTGCTGCAGCTAGCGGCTCTGCCTACTTCACGTTTGACACAGAAACAGGTGATCTGCTGAGTTACAGTGCTGATTTGGGCAGCGAAACATACCCGACACAAGTTCCCAAGCACCTGCCTGCTGCCGAAGCGAGCGAGAAGTGGTGGACCGAGACAAAAGCAGAGGCAGTATACGCCCTCGTCCCTCTTACTCCTGAGGATGCCAAACGCGCAAAAGAGCAGCCTTCCTACACACCGAAGCGAACGGCCAAGATCGTCTATCGCGCGACAATGACGCCGTTTGAGCAGCCGTATTACCTTGACGCTGTAACAGGCGAGTGGAGCTCCACCTCTACTGGCAAAACAATTGCGCTGCATCGTCCTGCTCCTGCCGATTTAAAGGGTCATCCAGCGGAGAAGGAACTCTTGCTGATGTATGAATACGACGCACTAACGCTTGAAAACGGCAATATCATGCCGCAAAAACCGATTACACGCGGCGAAATGATTGAAATGCTCATGATCAGTCTCAACCAAGGCAGACACTATCCGGAGTACTCTCTGGAACGAAAGGCCACCTATAGCGATGTGGCAAATGGTTCGCGCTTCTTCTCAGCCGTAGAAGGTGCTGTTGATCGAGGACTTCTCGATAAAAATGCTTCCAAGCTGAACCCAAATGAGACGATTACACGTGAAGAGCTGGCTGATATGATTGTTCGTGCACTTGGTTACAAAAAACTGACGGACTTCCCTGGCATGTTCCAGTCCCAGCTCTCAGACATTGCCAATTCGAAGTACCGCGGTTCGATCATCATTGCGACTACACTCGGTATCGTGCCAACCGACAAACAAAAGTTCCAGCCGCAAAGCCTCGTCCCCCGTGCCGATGCAGCCATTACTTTTACCCGCTTCCTCGAAAAACGGGATACTCCAGACGGTCCGGTTACTTTGTTGCGAAAATAA
- a CDS encoding histidine phosphatase family protein produces METIMYLIRHGETEWNQIRRIQGHSDIALNELGVRQAEQVADRFLGETIHAFYSSDLSRARDTAAKIAGNFQSSVSTRTTLRERCYGEWEGLTYEEIRERFENQDEASCGIETFEDMQRRAVAAMTEIAGSHPGEAIVVVSHGGLINSFLHYVTVGEQGTGITRIDNTGITIFRYVDRRWEVLSVNDTDHLKA; encoded by the coding sequence TTGGAAACCATCATGTATCTCATTCGTCATGGAGAGACGGAGTGGAATCAGATTCGTCGTATACAAGGCCACAGTGACATCGCATTGAACGAGCTCGGGGTACGCCAGGCCGAGCAAGTTGCAGACAGGTTCCTAGGCGAGACGATTCACGCTTTTTATTCGAGTGATCTCAGTCGTGCGCGTGATACGGCTGCCAAGATTGCTGGTAACTTCCAATCCTCTGTTTCTACGCGGACTACTTTGCGGGAGCGTTGCTATGGGGAGTGGGAGGGGCTTACCTATGAAGAAATACGTGAGCGATTTGAGAATCAGGATGAAGCCTCCTGTGGAATTGAGACATTCGAAGACATGCAGCGTCGAGCTGTAGCTGCCATGACAGAAATAGCAGGGAGCCATCCAGGTGAGGCGATTGTCGTTGTCTCGCATGGCGGTCTCATTAATAGCTTCTTGCATTATGTGACGGTAGGAGAACAAGGAACGGGGATCACACGTATCGATAATACCGGTATTACGATATTTCGGTATGTAGATCGCAGGTGGGAAGTTCTATCCGTTAATGATACAGACCATTTGAAAGCTTGA
- a CDS encoding sensor domain-containing diguanylate cyclase codes for MLGKLETVFSYTAHFILQSWPEKRPGILFLTDSGGRVINFMEMQVGPSRNSQGLTLQHDVSIGKVFDFILEALSSKEIVVKTRSETNNVCGAFPLCEEDGRVRAVIGMIAPEDQIHFDLSSYMRGLEPLIRMGYDAYIQHVTSQIVMDLTLHDTTKELLQSLTGQISDIIQKGYCSAVKLADNATLIPQESVTTQEAEVGQTHIAQLVSRFGTTQIMPSILDDHRLVVVPVSLNQTPLYALFLHLPPEETDCVYDERDVAFLQEVGAKASCALWRSIMSDDLRREASKKDLLYQLMSKIQASIDVNDVLHEIVTSIPSLYPYLSAELFLTVEPNATTPVKQLSFQEVEPSTSTKAYLEGRLIAEEVGEGEQQVTVIAAPLLGKQGIYGVLQVTSDQRITLNQHEKDYISILADTAGTAFENAQLYQQSRNLIRELRLINEMARQLNRSLDLKEILDFVTTMMRATFDAEFCAILRKAPGEDCFDVLSSSIPAFNGMAIDSTEKPFQQILQSKQALLLAQPGAGPLPFSLFSCCSFMGVPLVVEGEISGVLLVADSRYHFFSFDDYKLLEIFGQHASLAMTNAVLHNEMERMVITDNLTGLYTRRHLNERVRGSLQKDNYGSLILIDIDYFKTVNDTFGHQVGDEVLIQVSNLIRHSIRDSDIAARWGGEELAVYLPRVDKNTAHSVAERIRECVEQETSPQVTISCGLAKWSREMDVNLSVEALFHQADIALYEAKNSGRNQVVLA; via the coding sequence ATGTTGGGGAAGTTAGAGACGGTCTTTTCCTACACGGCCCATTTTATCTTACAATCTTGGCCGGAAAAGCGCCCAGGCATCCTTTTCTTGACAGATTCCGGGGGCCGCGTAATCAACTTCATGGAAATGCAGGTTGGTCCATCTCGGAATTCTCAAGGGCTTACTCTGCAACACGATGTATCGATTGGCAAAGTCTTTGATTTTATTTTAGAGGCACTTTCTTCCAAAGAGATCGTAGTCAAAACGAGAAGTGAAACGAACAACGTGTGTGGAGCCTTTCCTTTGTGTGAAGAAGATGGAAGGGTTCGTGCTGTCATTGGCATGATAGCGCCCGAAGACCAAATCCATTTCGATTTGTCATCCTACATGCGCGGGCTAGAGCCCTTGATTCGCATGGGATATGATGCTTATATTCAACACGTCACGAGCCAGATTGTCATGGATTTGACGCTGCATGATACGACCAAAGAGCTGCTGCAAAGCTTGACGGGTCAGATCAGTGACATTATCCAAAAAGGCTATTGTTCGGCCGTAAAGCTCGCGGACAATGCCACGTTGATTCCGCAGGAGAGTGTAACCACGCAGGAGGCCGAAGTTGGACAAACCCATATAGCCCAACTGGTTTCGAGATTCGGTACGACACAAATCATGCCATCCATTTTGGATGACCACAGGCTTGTCGTCGTTCCTGTCTCCTTGAACCAAACGCCGCTCTACGCACTGTTTTTGCATCTGCCACCCGAAGAGACAGATTGCGTGTACGATGAGCGGGATGTTGCTTTTTTGCAGGAGGTAGGGGCGAAGGCAAGCTGTGCGCTTTGGCGTTCGATCATGTCGGACGACCTGCGCCGTGAAGCGAGCAAAAAAGATTTGTTGTATCAGTTGATGTCAAAGATTCAGGCATCGATTGATGTGAATGATGTTTTGCATGAAATCGTGACGAGCATTCCCAGCCTTTATCCGTACTTGTCAGCAGAACTTTTCCTTACGGTTGAACCCAATGCAACCACCCCGGTCAAACAGCTTTCTTTTCAAGAGGTAGAGCCGTCTACCAGTACCAAGGCCTATTTGGAAGGACGTCTCATTGCCGAAGAAGTGGGAGAAGGGGAGCAACAGGTGACAGTGATCGCAGCGCCACTCTTGGGCAAGCAAGGAATCTACGGAGTTTTGCAAGTGACGTCCGATCAGCGAATCACCTTGAATCAGCATGAAAAGGACTACATTTCGATCTTGGCGGATACTGCTGGCACTGCGTTTGAAAACGCACAGCTCTATCAGCAATCGCGTAATTTAATTCGAGAATTGCGTTTGATTAATGAGATGGCACGCCAGCTGAACAGAAGTCTTGATTTAAAGGAAATTCTCGATTTTGTTACGACGATGATGCGGGCTACCTTTGATGCGGAGTTTTGTGCCATCTTGCGAAAAGCGCCGGGAGAGGATTGCTTTGATGTGCTCTCTTCCTCCATTCCAGCGTTTAATGGCATGGCTATCGATTCTACAGAAAAGCCATTTCAGCAAATCTTGCAAAGCAAGCAGGCATTGTTGCTGGCTCAACCAGGGGCAGGACCGCTTCCTTTTTCGCTCTTTTCGTGCTGTTCCTTCATGGGGGTTCCGCTCGTTGTCGAGGGTGAGATTAGTGGAGTCCTTTTAGTCGCAGATTCCCGTTATCATTTTTTTAGTTTTGACGACTACAAACTCCTCGAAATATTTGGCCAGCATGCGAGCTTGGCAATGACCAACGCCGTCCTGCATAATGAAATGGAACGAATGGTCATTACGGATAATTTGACAGGTCTGTACACGAGAAGACATTTGAATGAACGAGTAAGAGGATCATTACAAAAAGACAACTATGGCTCGTTGATCTTGATCGATATTGATTATTTTAAAACCGTGAATGATACATTTGGCCATCAGGTAGGGGACGAGGTGCTGATTCAGGTCTCCAATCTGATTCGACATAGCATCCGAGACAGTGATATCGCGGCAAGATGGGGCGGAGAGGAACTCGCTGTTTATTTGCCGCGTGTGGACAAAAACACCGCGCATTCCGTGGCAGAGCGCATACGGGAATGCGTCGAGCAGGAGACGTCTCCACAGGTCACGATCTCGTGCGGACTAGCGAAATGGAGCAGGGAGATGGATGTAAACCTGAGTGTAGAAGCGCTGTTCCATCAAGCAGATATTGCTTTGTATGAAGCCAAAAATTCAGGTAGAAATCAAGTTGTTCTCGCCTAG
- a CDS encoding MBL fold metallo-hydrolase, with amino-acid sequence MTTNDGKQRIATQVAPDIFCLEIPTPFDVGAVNIYLLKGERLTLVDVGPLTDDAWAALTEGLESIGVSVQDIDQVILTHHHVDHCGQLEKVRERSGAKTFAHPQATPYVQQDEQFMTFHDQFFEELYIQSGVPEKMMVIISKFHKLMKTFSAPSQIDVHLKHEQKVPYLEDWQVLYTPGHSQSHLSLYRAKDQVMIGGDHIIKRISSNAFIEPPRNRTSTRPLTLIQYRTALQMCADMEIRQVLSGHGEPVYNHRELILARLQKNWERTDTLRRLLADGEKTAFELNALLFPGLYQKELPLTLSETLGHIDLLMILHQIEVREQDRVLYYHL; translated from the coding sequence ATGACAACGAATGATGGCAAGCAAAGGATCGCGACGCAAGTAGCACCTGATATTTTTTGTCTGGAAATACCTACGCCTTTTGATGTGGGGGCAGTAAACATCTACTTGCTAAAAGGGGAGCGCTTGACCTTAGTTGATGTAGGTCCATTGACCGACGATGCGTGGGCGGCCTTGACAGAAGGCTTAGAATCGATTGGGGTAAGCGTGCAAGATATCGATCAAGTCATACTGACGCATCATCATGTGGATCATTGCGGGCAGTTAGAAAAAGTACGGGAACGATCGGGAGCGAAGACATTTGCCCATCCGCAGGCAACGCCTTATGTACAGCAGGATGAGCAGTTTATGACTTTTCATGATCAGTTTTTCGAAGAGCTGTACATCCAGAGCGGTGTACCAGAAAAAATGATGGTCATTATCTCGAAATTTCACAAGCTGATGAAGACGTTTTCTGCGCCAAGCCAGATTGACGTCCATCTGAAGCATGAGCAAAAGGTACCGTACTTGGAGGACTGGCAGGTACTTTATACGCCGGGACACAGCCAAAGCCATCTGTCGTTGTATCGGGCGAAGGATCAAGTCATGATTGGTGGCGACCATATCATCAAGCGAATTTCATCCAATGCCTTCATTGAACCACCCCGGAATCGCACGAGTACAAGACCACTGACCTTGATCCAATACCGTACAGCGCTGCAAATGTGTGCGGACATGGAGATCAGACAAGTCCTGAGTGGACACGGTGAACCGGTTTACAACCATCGAGAGCTCATACTTGCTCGTCTGCAAAAGAACTGGGAGAGAACAGACACGCTTCGCAGGCTTCTTGCAGATGGAGAAAAGACAGCTTTTGAACTGAATGCTCTCTTATTTCCAGGCTTGTACCAAAAAGAATTGCCATTGACGCTATCCGAGACATTGGGGCACATCGATTTGTTGATGATTCTCCATCAGATTGAAGTGAGAGAGCAGGATCGAGTCTTGTATTACCACCTGTAA
- the refZ gene encoding forespore capture DNA-binding protein RefZ codes for MDQTKMRILSAAAKLFDVHGYKGTSVRQIASVAQVNSALISYHFEGKQGVLETLIASYFETLFRLLEELENEQENIPAYQRLEQVVQLYLQFQCEHAPITRLIHRELSVESMLAREVMTLYMSRWKHGLSRVIEGGVVSGEFLPVSIDRTVLAMTSQMIYPFLQPQMVRQVYDLEPSSEEFVQWLQTSIMCYLRGSLLPA; via the coding sequence ATGGATCAGACGAAAATGCGTATTTTATCCGCAGCAGCGAAGCTTTTTGATGTTCATGGCTACAAAGGAACCTCCGTAAGACAAATTGCCTCTGTTGCTCAAGTAAATTCCGCGCTGATTTCCTATCACTTTGAAGGGAAGCAAGGAGTCCTGGAGACGCTGATTGCTTCTTACTTTGAGACGTTGTTTCGCCTTTTGGAAGAACTGGAAAACGAGCAGGAAAACATCCCTGCCTATCAACGATTGGAACAAGTTGTGCAGCTGTATTTGCAATTTCAATGTGAGCACGCGCCTATCACGCGTTTGATTCACCGTGAGCTGAGCGTAGAATCCATGCTTGCTCGTGAAGTGATGACGCTATATATGAGTCGATGGAAGCACGGGCTTTCGCGTGTGATCGAGGGCGGTGTCGTCTCGGGTGAGTTTCTGCCCGTCTCTATTGATCGTACAGTACTGGCTATGACGAGCCAGATGATATATCCATTTTTGCAACCACAAATGGTTCGCCAGGTCTATGATCTGGAGCCATCTTCCGAGGAGTTCGTCCAATGGCTGCAAACCTCGATTATGTGTTATCTGCGAGGTTCTTTGCTGCCCGCTTAG